Proteins co-encoded in one Arachis hypogaea cultivar Tifrunner chromosome 13, arahy.Tifrunner.gnm2.J5K5, whole genome shotgun sequence genomic window:
- the LOC112732789 gene encoding remorin gives MFMGETSDNNSNSSDSEDVPHYSYTENNKLLKYQEAATSSARKDTGDLDGPLARLEAEKKRALIKAWEESEKTKIDNRAYKMQFAVGLWEDSKKASVEAKLKKNAEKLERKKAEYFEKMQNKIAEIHRMAEEKRAGIEAQRGKGLLKIEDTAENFRTRGYSPKKILSCFTA, from the exons ATGTTCATGGGAGAGACCTCTGACAATAACTCAAACTCATCGGACTCCGAGGATGTTCCTCACTACTCTTATACCGAAAACAATAAACTCCTCAAATATCAAG AGGCTGCAACTTCTTCTGCCAGAAAGGATACAGGGGATTTAGATGGTCCGCTTGCAAGACTTGAAGCAGAGAAGAAACGGGCTTTGATTAAAGCATGGGAAGAAAGTGAGAAGACTAAAATAGACAACAG GGCTTATAAGATGCAATTTGCTGTTGGATTATGGGAGGATAGCAAGAAAGCATCGGTTGAGGCAAAGCTTAAGAAAAATGCG GAAAAATTGGAGAGAAAGAAGGCTGAGTATTTCGAAAAGATGCAAAATAAAATTGCCGAAATTCATCGGATGGCAGAGGAAAAAAGAGCAGGAATTGAAGCTCAAAGAGGGAAAGGATTGCTCAAGATAGAGGACACTGCTGAAAATTTTCGCACACGTGGCTATTCCCCAAAGAAAATTCTTTCATGCTTTACTGCTTAa
- the LOC112732785 gene encoding uncharacterized protein: MFRPARWRTDKNKVKAVFKLQFHVTQMLQSGVDALVLSIVPVDIGKATARLDKASVNGGICRWDNPVYETVKFVQDSKTGKFTERIYYFVLSTGLSKASTIGEVSIDFADYAEATKPSSVSLPFKNSRCDAVLHVSIQRLQENNDKREEEECEDGKIKHDANNNNNNNKSLRTYLTNGHADESTRSDTSEDVSAKSNTRGAELSADCRTSSGSDLTLSSSEGSGGLDTPREHGVRNASIQPNTNGFVSPPGHPQDPQNPAANATVYDVQQRPQWGWLAASEHGLSTDDSTNDSQDALPKEGSQPAADMEIERLKAELTAIARQKDMSDLELQTLKKQIIKESKRGQDLSKEIMSLKEERDALKAECQNLKSFHKRMEEAKASTKSLLDTGDLRTLVEEIRQELSYEKDLNANLRLQLNKTQESNAELVLAVQDLDEMLEQKNKEIYNLSNNHEPNKNSHAMGRKSLKYETEDDEDQKELEELAREHSDAKETYLLEQKILDLYGEIELYKRDKDELEMQMEQLALDYEILKQENHDIAYKLEQNQLQEQLKIQYECSSPPPAIEGIESHTESLENQFKNQSEELSNSMATIKELEAQVCKLEAQVSKLEEEMEKQAHGFESDLDALIRDKAEQEQRAIQAEEALRKSRSIESHIKSLESQLMKESEELSNSLATIKILEAQISRLEEQLEKQADEFEVDLDAVTRDKIEQEQRAIQAEEALQNVMSTVESLENQLMKQSDELSNSQATIKVREAQISRLEEKMEKQARGFEAELDTVMCNKVEQEQRAINAEEALQESRSTERCIEVLENQLKKQSEELSDSLAIIKVLETQISRLEEEMEKQAHGFETDLDAVTRDKIEQEQRAIRAEEILRKTRLRNANTAERLQEEFKRLSVQMASTFDANEKATMRAMKEASELRARKRLVEQMLHKVKEELHSVKGDYEVKLIELSNQIDVMTVKIQQMSLEIEEKSKQLENQKNHDEQVSSDFPEEMQNLKAENERLKAEISCFSEHLVQQETLRTELEAMKKSVEESETLLQRKTVERNELVITIVLLKEEAEQLLDELSKMRDLKNEKETVGSRDLQSELEELRAQYDALKRSLSEDEAEIEKLRKEIFQLKGELKKKDDALANNEKDRNGHTQLSDGAKTSPKNKKSAPNSQNSKEMASLREKVKMLEALIKSKETALETSTSSFLEKERELQSKIEELEDKVEEFSQSIALQTVVEDKCVTVEPPNDSACVSGQNGAAAALSLSKSDANSSEKEADMSRVDNGDGNLCSDMLTELLLLKERNKSMENELKEIQERYSEMSLKFAEVEGERQKLVMTVRYLKNSRKGGQ, from the exons ATGTTCAGGCCTGCAAGATGGAGAACCGACAAGAACAAGGTCAAAGCTGTTTTCAAGCTCCAATTCCATGTGACTCAG ATGCTGCAATCTGGAGTGGATGCATTGGTGCTCTCTATAGTCCCTGTAGACATTGGAAAAGCAACAGCAAGATTAGACAAAGCTTCCGTTAATGGTGGAATTTGTAGATGGGACAATCCTGTCTATGAAACTGTCAAGTTTGTTCAGGACTCCAAGACTGGAAAATTCACTGAGAGAATCTATTACTTTGTGCTCTCCACT GGGTTATCCAAAGCTAGCACCATTGGTGAAGTTTCTATAGACTTTGCAGATTATGCTGAGGCTACAAAGCCTTCCTCTGTCTCTCTTCCCTTCAAGAATTCTCGTTGTGATGCTGTTTTGCAT GTATCAATTCAGAGACTACAAGAAAACAATGATAAAAG agaggaagaagaatgcgAAGATGGAAAAATAAAACATgatgctaataataataataataataataagagtttGAGAACCTATTTAACCAATGGACATGCAGATGAAAGCACCAGAAGTGATACATCTGAA GACGTTTCTGCCAAATCAAACACCAGAGGAGCTGAATTGAGTGCTGATTGTAGGACTTCTAGTGGATCTGACTTAACATTGTCAAGTTCTGAGGGCAGCGGTGGGCTTGATACACCTCGAGAACACGGAGTAAGAAATGCTAGCATCCAACCCAACACAAATGGTTTTGTTTCTCCTCCAGGGCACCCTCAGGACCCTCAAAATCCTGCTGCAAATGCTACAGTGTATGATGTGCAACAGAGACCACAATGGGGCTGGTTAGCTGCTTCAGAACATGGTTTGAGTACAGACGATTCAACAAATGATTCTCAGGATGCCCTACCAAAGGAAGGGTCCCAACCAGCAGCTGATATGGAAATTGAAAGGCTCAAAGCTGAACTTACTGCCATTGCCAGGCAGAAGGATATGTCAGACTTGGAACTACAGACTCTCAAGAAACAAATCATAAAGGAAAGCAAAAGGGGACAGGACCTCTCAAAGGAAATCATGAGCTTGAAGGAGGAAAGAGATGCACTCAAAGCAGAATGTCAGAATCTCAAGTCTTttcacaaaagaatggaagaggcTAAAGCAAGCACCAAGTCACTATTGGATACTGGAGACCTTCGCACTCTTGTTGAGGAAATTAGACAAGAACTGAGTTATGAGAAGGACCTTAATGCAAATCTTCGATTACAGTTAAACAAGACGCAAGAATCAAATGCTGAACTTGTTCTCGCTGTGCAGGACCTGGATGAAATGTTAGAgcagaaaaataaggaaataTATAATCTTTCCAATAACCATGAACCGAATAAGAACTCTCATGCGATGGGGAGAAAAAGTTTAAAATATGAAACAGAAGATGATGAAGATCAGAAAGAATTGGAAGAGCTGGCTAGGGAGCACAGCGATGCCAAGGAGACTTACTTACTTGAGCAAAAAATTTTAGATCTGTATGGCGAAATAGAGTTGTATAAGAGAGACAAAGATGAGTTAGAGATGCAGATGGAGCAGCTTGCACTAGACTATGAGATATTGAAACAGGAAAACCATGACATAGCATACAAGCTGGAACAGAACCAACTGCAAGAACAGTTGAAAATACAATATGAATGCTCATCTCCTCCTCCTGCTATAGAGGGGATCGAAAGCCACACTGAGAGTCTGGAGAATCAATTCAAGAATCAGTCAGAAGAATTGTCAAATTCTATGGCTACTATCAAGGAACTTGAAGCCCAAGTCTGCAAGTTAGAGGCACAAGTCAGCAAGTTAGAGGAGGAAATGGAGAAACAGGCCCATGGGTTTGAATCTGATCTAGATGCTCTGATACGTGACAAAGCTGAGCAGGAGCAAAGAGCCATCCAAGCTGAGGAGGCTTTGCGTAAGAGCAGGAGCATAGAAAGCCATATCAAAAGTCTGGAAAGTCAACTTATGAAAGAGTCAGAAGAATTGTCAAATTCCCTGGCTACTATCAAGATACTTGAAGCCCAAATCAGCAGGTTAGAGGAGCAACTAGAGAAACAAGCTGATGAGTTTGAGGTTGATCTAGATGCTGTGACACGTGACAAAATCGAGCAGGAGCAAAGAGCCATCCAAGCTGAGGAAGCTTTGCAAAATGTCATGAGCACTGTCGAGAGTTTGGAAAATCAACTTATGAAACAATCAGATGAATTGTCGAATTCTCAGGCTACTATCAAGGTACGTGAAGCCCAAATTAGCCGGTTAGAGGAGAAAATGGAGAAACAGGCCCGTGGGTTTGAAGCTGAGCTTGATACTGTGATGTGTAACAAAGTTGAGCAGGAGCAAAGAGCCATCAATGCTGAGGAAGCCTTGCAAGAGAGCAGGAGCACTGAACGTTGTATCGAGGTTCTGGAAAATCAACTTAAGAAACAATCAGAAGAATTGTCAGATTCTCTGGCTATTATCAAGGTACTCGAAACCCAAATCAGCAGGTTAGAGGAGGAAATGGAGAAACAAGCTCATGGATTTGAAACTGATCTAGATGCTGTGACACGTGACAAGATTGAGCAGGAGCAAAGAGCTATCCGAGCTGAGGAAATTTTGCGTAAGACAAGGCTTAGAAATGCTAATACTGCTGAGCGGCTTCAAGAAGAATTCAAAAGGCTCTCAGTGCAAATGGCCTCTACATTTGATGCAAATGAGAAGGCTACCATGAGAGCAATGAAAGAAGCTAGCGAACTTCGTGCCAGAAAAAGACTGGTGGAACAAATGCTGCATAAAGTCAAAGAAGAGCTTCACTCTGTCAAAGGTGATTATGAGGTAAAACTGATTGAGCTTTCCAATCAAATTGATGTCATGACAGTCAAAATACAACAGATGTCGTTGGAAATTGAGGAGAAGTCCAAGCAGCTTGAAAATCAGAAGAATCATGATGAACAAGTTAGTAGTGATTTCCCTGAGGAAATGCAGAATCTAAAAGCTGAGAATGAAAGGCTTAAAGCAGAGATTTCATGCTTCTCAGAGCACTTAGTACAACAAGAAACTTTGAGAACGGAACTGGAAGCTATGAAGAAATCAGTTGAAGAATCTGAGACTCTGTTGCAGAGAAAGACCGTGGAAAGAAATGAGCTGGTGATTACAATTGTTTTATTGAAGGAGGAGGCAGAACAGCTGCTTGATGAATTAAGTAAAATGAGGGAtctcaaaaatgaaaaagaaacagTGGGTAGTAGAGACTTGCAGTCAGAGTTAGAAGAACTTAGGGCTCAATATGATGCCTTGAAACGTTCTCTTTCTGAGGATGAGGCTGAGatagaaaaattaagaaaagaaattttCCAGCTAAAGGGTGaactgaagaagaaggatgaTGCATTAGCCAACAATGAGAAGGATAGGAATGGACACACACAACTTTCTGATGGAGCTAAAACCAGTCCAAAGAACAAAAAATCTGCTCCAAATtctcaaaattcaaaagaaatggCAAGCCTCAGagagaaagtaaaaatgctcGAG GCCCTGATAAAGTCAAAGGAAACTGCATTGGAAACGTCAACTTCCTCTTTTCTGGAGAAGGAAAGGGAACTGCAGTCCAAAATTGAGGAACTGGAGGACAAGGTGGAGGAATTCAGTCAGAGCATTGCACTGCAAACG GTTGTCGAGGATAAGTGTGTTACAGTTGAGCCTCCTAATGATTCTGCATGTGTGTCTGGACAAAACGGTGCTGCTGCTGCGTTGTCATTATCCAAGAG CGATGCAAATTCCTCAGAGAAAGAAGCAGATATGTCCAGAGTGGATAATGGGGATGGCAACCTTTGCAGCGACATGTTAACcgaattattgttgttgaaggaAAGAAACAAATCGATGGAAAATGAGCTGAAAGAGATTCAAGAAAGATACTCCGAAATGAGTCTAAAGTTTGCAGAGGTAGAAGGTGAAAGACAGAAGCTTGTTATGACTGTACGGTATCTCAAGAATTCACGCAAGGGTGGTCAGTGA